The following are encoded together in the Neomonachus schauinslandi chromosome 15, ASM220157v2, whole genome shotgun sequence genome:
- the SCRN2 gene encoding secernin-2 isoform X2, protein MASWNPDAPCSCDCFVSVPPASAIPAVIFAKNSDRPRDEVQEVVFVPARTHAPGSRLQCTYIEVEQVSKTHAVILSRPSWLWGAEMGANEHGVCIGNEAVWTKEPVGEGEALLGMDLLRLALERSRSALEAWHVITGLLERYGQGGSCREDPAPFCYHNTFLLADRTEAWVLETAGRLWAAQRIQEGARNISNQLSIGTDISAEHSELRTHALAQGWWGGQGTFDFAQVFSLTQQPVRMEAAKARFQAGRELLQQQRGGITAEVMMGILRNKESGICMDSGGFRTTASMVSILPRDPTQPCVHFLTATPDPSRSVFKPFIFGAGAAQAPQVLSPTFGAQDPVRTQPRFQTQVDRRHTLYCGHQDRGQQLRRKQQDLEQEGLEAARGLLAGEWAPPPQELGTLFQAFVERESQVYA, encoded by the exons ATGGCTTCGTGGAACCCCGATGCCCCGTGTTCCTGCGATTGCTTTGTCTCGGTACCCCCGGCCTCGGCCATCCCCGCGGTGATCTTTGCCAAGAACTCTGACCGGCCCCGGGACGAAGTGCAGGAGGTGGTGTTTGTACCGGCAAGGACTCACGCCCCTGGGAGCCGGCTCCAG TGCACCTACATTGAGGTGGAACAGGTGTCAAAGACTCACGCTGTGATCCTGAGCCGCCCTTCTTGGCTGTGGGGGGCTGAGATGGGCGCCAATGAGCATGGCGTCTGTATTGGCAATGAGGCAGTGTGGACCAAGGAGCCAGTTGGCGAGGGGGAAGCCCTGCTGGGCATGGACCTGCTCAG GCTGGCTTTAGAACGGAGCCGCTCTGCCCTGGAGGCCTGGCACGTGATCACGGGCTTGCTGGAGCGCTACGGGCAAGGGGGCAGCTGCCGGGAGGACCCCGCACCATTCTGCTACCACAACACTTTCCTGCTGGCTGACCGGACTGAGGCATGGGTACTGGAGACGGCGGGGAGGCTGTGGGCCGCACAGAGGATCCAGG AGGGGGCCCGCAACATCTCCAACCAGTTGAGCATTGGCACGGACATCTCGGCCGAACACTCGGAGCTGCGGACCCACGCCCTGGCCCAGGGctggtggggtgggcagggcacTTTTGACTTCGCTCAGGTCTTCTCCCTGACCCAGCAGCCTGTGCGCATGGAGGCTGCCAAAGCCCGCTTCCAGGCTGGGCGGGAGCTGCTGCAGCAGCAAAGAG GGGGCATCACGGCAGAGGTGATGATGGGCATCCTCAGGAACAAGGAGAGTGGCATCTGCATGGACTCAGGAGGCTTTCGCACCACGGCCAGCATGGTGTCCATCCTGCCCCGGGACCCCACACAGCCCTGTGTCCACTTCCTCACCGCCACACCAGACCCATCCAG GTCAGTGTTCAAACCTTTCATCTTCGGGGCAGGGGCGGCCCAGGCCCCCCAGGTGCTGTCCCCCACTTTTGGAGCACAGGACCCTGTTCGGACCCAGCCCCGATTCCAGACTCAGGTGGATCGCCGGCACACCCTCTACTGCGGACACCAG GATCGGGGGCAGCAGCTCCGGCGGAAGCAGCAGGATCTGGAGCAGGAAGGCCTGGAGGCTGCGCGGGGACTGCTGGCCGGGGAGTGGGCCCCACCGCCCCAGGAGCTGGGCACCCTCTTCCAGGCCTTTGTGGAGAGGGAGAGCCAGGTGTACGCCTGA
- the LRRC46 gene encoding leucine-rich repeat-containing protein 46: MPGAKLAQSPEEGGVCITEALITKRNLAFPEDEDLSEKMFHTLAELQTVRLDREGITTIGNLEGLQNLHSLYLQANKIQRIENLACIPSLRFLSLAGNQIKQVENLRDLPHLQFLDLSENLIETLKLDEFPQSILILNLTGNSCTNQDRYRELVTEALPLLLDLDKQPVLERWTSDEEEKASGDEEEEEFPELSGPFCTERGFLQELEQEMGRHKERRQQAALAEHVLRMETKPALTGLPLLPGGPTARDSSLSVTPEQGTETSPKAASLPQATSASKKPCPLVSGQQSAVPAKKGTPAPAASVAGASNTTKTVTKRIQK, from the exons ATGCCCGGAG CTAAGCTTGCCCAGAGTCCAGAGGAAGGGGGAGTGTGTATTACTGAAGCCCTTATCACTAAGCGGAACTTGGCCTTCCCTGAGGATGAGGATCTGTCAGAGAAGAT GTTTCACACTCTGGCTGAACTGCAGACTGTCCGCCTGGACCGGGAGGGGATTACCACTATTGGGAACCTTGAGGGCCTCCAGAACCTTCACAGCCTTTATCTGCAAGCG AATAAGATCCAGCGGATTGAGAACCTGGCCTGCATCCCCTCCTTGCG CTTCCTGTCTCTGGCAGGAAACCAAATCAAGCAGGTGGAAAACCTCCGTGACCTCCCACATCTCCAGTTTCTGGACCTTTCTGAGAACCTGATAGAAACCCTGAAGCTGG ATGAGTTCCCCCAGAGCATTCTCATCCTCAACCTGACTGGAAATAGCTGCACCAACCAGGACAGGTACAG GGAGCTGGTGACAGAAGCCCTGCCGCTGCTCCTGGACCTGGACAAGCAGCCCGTGTTAGAGCGCTGGACCTCGGATGAGGAGGAGAAAGCCTCGGgcgatgaggaggaggaggagttccCGGAGCTGAGTGGCCCATTCTGCACAGAGCGAG GCTTCCTCCAGGAGCTGGAGCAGGAGATGGGCAGACACAAGGAGCGCAGACAGCAGGCAGCCCTGGCTGAGCACGTTCTGAGGATGGAGACAAAGCCCGCCCTCACTGGCCTCCCCCTGCTGCCTGGGGGGCCCACGGCTAGGGACAGCAGTCTCTCTGTCACTCCCGAGCAAGGGACGGAGACATCCCCCAAGGCTGCCTCCTTGCCACAGGCCACCTCTGCCAGCAAGAAACCCTGCCCTCTGGTTTCCGGCCAGCAAAGCGCTGTCCCGGCAAAGAAGGGGACCCCAGCCCCCGCGGCCTCTGTGGCTGGGGCCTCTAACACAACCAAAACTGTGACCAAAAGAATCCAGAAGTGA
- the SP6 gene encoding transcription factor Sp6 produces the protein MLTAVCGSLGSQHTDAPHASPPRLDLQPLQTYQGHTSPEAGDYPSPLQPGELQSLPLGPEVDFSQGYELPGASSRVTCEDLESDSPLAPGPFSKLLQPDMSHHYDSWFRPTHPGTEDGSWWDLHPGASWMDLPHTQGALTSPGHPGALQAGLGGYVGDHQLCAPPPHPHPHHLLPAAGGQHLLGPPDGAKALEAAAPESQGLDSSLDGAARPKGSRRSVPRSSGQTVCRCPNCLEAERLGAPCGPDGGKKKHLHNCHIPGCGKAYAKTSHLKAHLRWHSGDRPFVCNWLFCGKRFTRSDELQRHLQTHTGTKKFPCAVCSRVFMRSDHLAKHMKTHEGAKEEAAGAAPGEGKAGGAVEPPGGKGKREAEGSAAPSN, from the coding sequence ATGCTAACCGCTGTCTGCGGCTCTCTGGGCAGCCAGCACACGGACGCGCCCCACGCCTCCCCGCCGCGCCTCGACCTGCAGCCTCTCCAAACATACCAGGGCCACACGAGCCCGGAGGCCGGGGACTACCCCTCCCCGCTGCAGCCTGGAGAGCTGCAGAGCCTCCCGCTGGGCCCTGAGGTGGACTTCTCACAGGGCTATGAGCTGCCGGGGGCCTCCTCTCGGGTAACCTGCGAGGACCTGGAAAGCGACAGTCCCTTGGCCCCGGGACCCTTTTCCAAGCTCCTGCAGCCGGACATGTCACACCATTACGACTCATGGTTCCGGCCAACTCACCCAGGCACTGAGGATGGCTCGTGGTGGGACCTTCATCCGGGCGCCAGCTGGATGGACCTCCCCCACACTCAGGGCGCGCTGACCTCACCCGGCCACCCCGGGGCGCTTCAGGCTGGCTTGGGGGGCTACGTCGGAGACCACCAGCTTTGTGCCCCGCCACCCCACCCACACCCGCACCACCTCCTCCCGGCCGCGGGAGGGCAGCACCTCCTGGGGCCTCCCGACGGGGCTAAGGCCTTGGAAGCGGCCGCCCCGGAGTCCCAGGGGCTGGATTCCAGTCTGGACGGGGCAGCCCGGCCCAAAGGCTCCCGGCGCTCAGTGCCCCGCAGCTCCGGCCAGACCGTCTGCCGCTGCCCCAATTGCCTGGAGGCGGAGCGACTGGGGGCTCCGTGCGGGCCCGACGGGGGCAAGAAGAAGCATTTGCACAATTGCCACATCCCGGGCTGCGGGAAAGCCTACGCCAAGACGTCGCACCTGAAGGCGCACCTGCGCTGGCACAGCGGCGACCGCCCCTTCGTGTGCAACTGGCTCTTCTGCGGCAAGCGCTTCACGCGCTCCGACGAGCTGCAGCGCCACCTCCAGACCCACACGGGCACCAAGAAGTTCCCCTGTGCGGTCTGCAGCCGCGTCTTCATGCGCAGCGACCACCTGGCCAAACACATGAAAACCCACGAGGGCGCCAAAGAGGAGGCTGCAGGGGCGGCCCCGGGCGAGGGCAAGGCCGGCGGAGCGGTGGAGCCCCCCGGGGGCAAAGGCAAGCGGGAGGCCGAGGGCAGCGCGGCTCCCTCCAACTGA
- the SCRN2 gene encoding secernin-2 isoform X1: MASWNPDAPCSCDCFVSVPPASAIPAVIFAKNSDRPRDEVQEVVFVPARTHAPGSRLQCTYIEVEQVSKTHAVILSRPSWLWGAEMGANEHGVCIGNEAVWTKEPVGEGEALLGMDLLRLALERSRSALEAWHVITGLLERYGQGGSCREDPAPFCYHNTFLLADRTEAWVLETAGRLWAAQRIQEGARNISNQLSIGTDISAEHSELRTHALAQGWWGGQGTFDFAQVFSLTQQPVRMEAAKARFQAGRELLQQQRGGITAEVMMGILRNKESGICMDSGGFRTTASMVSILPRDPTQPCVHFLTATPDPSRSVFKPFIFGAGAAQAPQVLSPTFGAQDPVRTQPRFQTQVDRRHTLYCGHQVALGLMESEQDRGQQLRRKQQDLEQEGLEAARGLLAGEWAPPPQELGTLFQAFVERESQVYA, encoded by the exons ATGGCTTCGTGGAACCCCGATGCCCCGTGTTCCTGCGATTGCTTTGTCTCGGTACCCCCGGCCTCGGCCATCCCCGCGGTGATCTTTGCCAAGAACTCTGACCGGCCCCGGGACGAAGTGCAGGAGGTGGTGTTTGTACCGGCAAGGACTCACGCCCCTGGGAGCCGGCTCCAG TGCACCTACATTGAGGTGGAACAGGTGTCAAAGACTCACGCTGTGATCCTGAGCCGCCCTTCTTGGCTGTGGGGGGCTGAGATGGGCGCCAATGAGCATGGCGTCTGTATTGGCAATGAGGCAGTGTGGACCAAGGAGCCAGTTGGCGAGGGGGAAGCCCTGCTGGGCATGGACCTGCTCAG GCTGGCTTTAGAACGGAGCCGCTCTGCCCTGGAGGCCTGGCACGTGATCACGGGCTTGCTGGAGCGCTACGGGCAAGGGGGCAGCTGCCGGGAGGACCCCGCACCATTCTGCTACCACAACACTTTCCTGCTGGCTGACCGGACTGAGGCATGGGTACTGGAGACGGCGGGGAGGCTGTGGGCCGCACAGAGGATCCAGG AGGGGGCCCGCAACATCTCCAACCAGTTGAGCATTGGCACGGACATCTCGGCCGAACACTCGGAGCTGCGGACCCACGCCCTGGCCCAGGGctggtggggtgggcagggcacTTTTGACTTCGCTCAGGTCTTCTCCCTGACCCAGCAGCCTGTGCGCATGGAGGCTGCCAAAGCCCGCTTCCAGGCTGGGCGGGAGCTGCTGCAGCAGCAAAGAG GGGGCATCACGGCAGAGGTGATGATGGGCATCCTCAGGAACAAGGAGAGTGGCATCTGCATGGACTCAGGAGGCTTTCGCACCACGGCCAGCATGGTGTCCATCCTGCCCCGGGACCCCACACAGCCCTGTGTCCACTTCCTCACCGCCACACCAGACCCATCCAG GTCAGTGTTCAAACCTTTCATCTTCGGGGCAGGGGCGGCCCAGGCCCCCCAGGTGCTGTCCCCCACTTTTGGAGCACAGGACCCTGTTCGGACCCAGCCCCGATTCCAGACTCAGGTGGATCGCCGGCACACCCTCTACTGCGGACACCAGGTGGCTCTGGGGCTGATGGAGAGTGAACAG GATCGGGGGCAGCAGCTCCGGCGGAAGCAGCAGGATCTGGAGCAGGAAGGCCTGGAGGCTGCGCGGGGACTGCTGGCCGGGGAGTGGGCCCCACCGCCCCAGGAGCTGGGCACCCTCTTCCAGGCCTTTGTGGAGAGGGAGAGCCAGGTGTACGCCTGA
- the SCRN2 gene encoding secernin-2 isoform X3 — protein MASWNPDAPCSCDCFVSVPPASAIPAVIFAKNSDRPRDEVQEVVFVPARTHAPGSRLQCTYIEVEQVSKTHAVILSRPSWLWGAEMGANEHGVCIGNEAVWTKEPVGEGEALLGMDLLRLALERSRSALEAWHVITGLLERYGQGGSCREDPAPFCYHNTFLLADRTEAWLSIGTDISAEHSELRTHALAQGWWGGQGTFDFAQVFSLTQQPVRMEAAKARFQAGRELLQQQRGGITAEVMMGILRNKESGICMDSGGFRTTASMVSILPRDPTQPCVHFLTATPDPSRSVFKPFIFGAGAAQAPQVLSPTFGAQDPVRTQPRFQTQVDRRHTLYCGHQVALGLMESEQDRGQQLRRKQQDLEQEGLEAARGLLAGEWAPPPQELGTLFQAFVERESQVYA, from the exons ATGGCTTCGTGGAACCCCGATGCCCCGTGTTCCTGCGATTGCTTTGTCTCGGTACCCCCGGCCTCGGCCATCCCCGCGGTGATCTTTGCCAAGAACTCTGACCGGCCCCGGGACGAAGTGCAGGAGGTGGTGTTTGTACCGGCAAGGACTCACGCCCCTGGGAGCCGGCTCCAG TGCACCTACATTGAGGTGGAACAGGTGTCAAAGACTCACGCTGTGATCCTGAGCCGCCCTTCTTGGCTGTGGGGGGCTGAGATGGGCGCCAATGAGCATGGCGTCTGTATTGGCAATGAGGCAGTGTGGACCAAGGAGCCAGTTGGCGAGGGGGAAGCCCTGCTGGGCATGGACCTGCTCAG GCTGGCTTTAGAACGGAGCCGCTCTGCCCTGGAGGCCTGGCACGTGATCACGGGCTTGCTGGAGCGCTACGGGCAAGGGGGCAGCTGCCGGGAGGACCCCGCACCATTCTGCTACCACAACACTTTCCTGCTGGCTGACCGGACTGAGGCATGG TTGAGCATTGGCACGGACATCTCGGCCGAACACTCGGAGCTGCGGACCCACGCCCTGGCCCAGGGctggtggggtgggcagggcacTTTTGACTTCGCTCAGGTCTTCTCCCTGACCCAGCAGCCTGTGCGCATGGAGGCTGCCAAAGCCCGCTTCCAGGCTGGGCGGGAGCTGCTGCAGCAGCAAAGAG GGGGCATCACGGCAGAGGTGATGATGGGCATCCTCAGGAACAAGGAGAGTGGCATCTGCATGGACTCAGGAGGCTTTCGCACCACGGCCAGCATGGTGTCCATCCTGCCCCGGGACCCCACACAGCCCTGTGTCCACTTCCTCACCGCCACACCAGACCCATCCAG GTCAGTGTTCAAACCTTTCATCTTCGGGGCAGGGGCGGCCCAGGCCCCCCAGGTGCTGTCCCCCACTTTTGGAGCACAGGACCCTGTTCGGACCCAGCCCCGATTCCAGACTCAGGTGGATCGCCGGCACACCCTCTACTGCGGACACCAGGTGGCTCTGGGGCTGATGGAGAGTGAACAG GATCGGGGGCAGCAGCTCCGGCGGAAGCAGCAGGATCTGGAGCAGGAAGGCCTGGAGGCTGCGCGGGGACTGCTGGCCGGGGAGTGGGCCCCACCGCCCCAGGAGCTGGGCACCCTCTTCCAGGCCTTTGTGGAGAGGGAGAGCCAGGTGTACGCCTGA